One genomic segment of Spirochaeta cellobiosiphila DSM 17781 includes these proteins:
- a CDS encoding ankyrin repeat domain-containing protein — MQKASMGILCLLWFSLVPAMAQTTLTADITQKISQSVYEVVIADAPDDPLEYEKELPWDQVPYQVRNDPYQSIGTAFAVGPNLFLSAAHVFTLEQHTQQGEFSLRDSDGTTYPVDQVLKYDNNKDFILFTTKNMNNEVYLDISDDLELNQGVYAVGNAYGEGVIIRNGLLTSLTPEAEKGAWKWLRFSAPASPGNSGGPLLNSEGKVIGIVRAKNENENLNYGLSISDVGELKAGKGTLHLNWRYVLPNINHKYHNIFEYDFDLPQSYQNLQKELPVYYDSSLKESLDALLEEYKKELFPNDSGSKDMLRKTYASMFPCLIHEKDDSTWGLAAPSDIETFELSQGGYMKAGSLAKDTYWQIELPRNDHSWEYFDDPERLIDLYLEGDKITRNIGSSEIRITSFGKPSKTEWITDQWDRRWLMVINDLPFADYQSIITALPTPSGMIGLTILVPTNASYSIQLDIKTMINYIYLSFNATYDQWKYYLDHKENLSDLFVQTRFEYDAKGEFLFESDEVAMSYDEDLVPISDDSKLFAVTGFYPIGSKVRWDYSRLFFYENETSANYFGLEKVYPPIGALDKDQIELWQKLTEEQYPYNKDPYLSKGNTFIHGTRPVVEEQDEPSAVWEYYLSQQGNKNKKYMATQLTKLELGFKLKDRELPLELNSKGLALIEGLTIFDSIRSGNKQVFDEFINRRVDMEARDDDFSTPLVLAIKEEQWEMAQVLLDYNVSLDEVDKEGRSALFYSLYKGQNTMATQMIDRGAPVNLSPGVSYSLLMAAIDHSSEAIVLDLLEKGSSVNGLTTGGWTVLHAALRQDKEKVSLKLIPLMDDINAPDSKGWTPLLLAARYGSMDINKALVEAGADPHTQIKQSGAGALTLSLLNGDYPDVPNYYISLGLDVDQEQPNGWTPLMTSIRYGNEEQIKQILESATTVDNGSDPQWTPVMLAIRYGTPELVLDMIEKGYSSKTPSSADSSALILASRYSSLEVVRKLVSQEASLEDTSPDGYTPLMMALRYGKKDIASYLIDAGSSVNVDNEQGWSPLRLALRYDEEETIQKLIRRGAKIDQGQNKEGWTDLHLAVRYDSARVARLLMSQDVRINYRNAQGYTALHLAVSYNPNIVMYLIDKGAGVNLLDNQGNTPLHRAVIAGNTKVVQLLLEYGADKNISNKEGLLPGDLVPDSNEALQSLFKG; from the coding sequence ATGCAGAAGGCGAGTATGGGGATACTATGTTTGTTATGGTTCAGTTTGGTTCCTGCTATGGCCCAGACAACTTTAACAGCGGATATAACTCAAAAAATATCCCAATCTGTATATGAGGTGGTAATTGCTGACGCTCCTGACGATCCTTTGGAATATGAAAAAGAACTGCCATGGGATCAGGTCCCCTATCAGGTTCGCAATGATCCTTACCAATCTATTGGAACAGCCTTTGCCGTGGGGCCTAATTTATTTTTATCCGCAGCCCATGTCTTTACTTTAGAACAGCATACTCAACAGGGGGAGTTCTCTCTTCGTGATTCTGATGGCACCACTTATCCTGTTGATCAGGTGCTTAAATATGATAACAATAAAGATTTCATTTTATTCACAACTAAGAATATGAATAATGAAGTCTATCTCGATATTTCTGATGATTTAGAACTTAATCAAGGGGTATATGCTGTAGGTAACGCCTATGGAGAAGGGGTTATTATCCGTAATGGCCTGCTTACCTCTTTGACTCCTGAAGCTGAAAAAGGGGCATGGAAATGGCTACGCTTTTCTGCTCCTGCTTCTCCAGGCAATAGTGGTGGCCCCCTTCTCAATAGTGAAGGGAAGGTTATTGGTATTGTCCGGGCCAAAAACGAAAATGAGAACTTAAATTATGGTTTGTCTATCTCTGATGTGGGTGAGCTAAAAGCCGGTAAAGGAACTCTTCATCTAAATTGGCGCTATGTTTTACCTAATATTAATCATAAATATCACAATATATTCGAGTATGATTTTGACTTGCCTCAAAGCTATCAGAATCTGCAGAAGGAATTACCCGTCTATTATGACAGTTCCTTAAAAGAGAGTCTTGATGCTCTACTGGAAGAATACAAGAAGGAATTATTCCCGAATGATTCTGGTTCCAAAGATATGTTGCGTAAAACCTATGCTTCTATGTTTCCTTGCCTAATTCATGAGAAGGATGATTCTACATGGGGTTTAGCCGCTCCTAGCGACATAGAAACCTTTGAGTTATCCCAGGGGGGATATATGAAGGCAGGCTCCTTGGCTAAGGATACTTATTGGCAGATAGAGCTTCCTCGCAATGATCATAGTTGGGAGTACTTTGATGATCCTGAACGGCTTATTGACCTTTATCTGGAAGGTGACAAGATAACACGTAATATAGGTTCTTCTGAGATTAGAATCACTAGCTTTGGTAAACCCAGTAAGACTGAGTGGATTACTGATCAGTGGGACAGACGGTGGTTAATGGTTATTAATGATCTTCCTTTTGCGGATTATCAAAGTATAATCACCGCCTTGCCTACTCCTTCGGGAATGATCGGTTTGACCATATTGGTACCAACGAATGCCTCTTATTCTATTCAGTTAGACATAAAAACAATGATCAACTACATCTATTTATCTTTTAATGCAACCTATGATCAGTGGAAGTATTATTTGGATCATAAAGAGAATTTGTCTGATTTATTTGTCCAGACCAGATTTGAATATGATGCTAAAGGGGAATTTCTTTTTGAGTCGGATGAAGTTGCTATGTCCTATGATGAAGATTTGGTTCCCATCAGTGATGATTCCAAATTGTTCGCTGTAACTGGTTTTTACCCCATAGGATCTAAGGTTCGCTGGGATTATTCAAGATTATTTTTCTATGAAAATGAAACGAGTGCTAATTACTTTGGATTAGAGAAAGTCTATCCTCCTATTGGAGCTCTGGATAAGGACCAAATTGAATTGTGGCAGAAGTTAACAGAGGAACAATATCCTTACAATAAGGATCCCTATTTATCCAAGGGGAATACCTTTATTCATGGTACAAGGCCTGTTGTTGAGGAACAGGATGAACCTAGTGCTGTCTGGGAATACTATTTGTCCCAACAGGGTAATAAGAATAAGAAATACATGGCTACCCAATTAACGAAACTTGAATTGGGATTTAAGCTAAAGGATAGAGAGCTTCCTTTGGAGTTGAATAGCAAAGGTCTGGCCTTGATCGAAGGATTGACAATATTTGATTCCATCCGCTCTGGTAATAAGCAGGTCTTTGACGAGTTTATCAATCGTCGTGTAGATATGGAAGCACGGGACGATGATTTTTCTACTCCTCTTGTTTTGGCTATTAAAGAGGAGCAGTGGGAAATGGCTCAGGTTTTACTGGATTATAATGTGTCTTTAGATGAAGTGGATAAAGAAGGGCGTTCTGCTTTGTTTTATTCTCTCTACAAAGGACAGAATACGATGGCTACTCAGATGATAGATAGGGGGGCTCCGGTTAATCTTTCTCCTGGCGTTAGTTACAGTCTCCTTATGGCGGCTATTGATCATAGTTCAGAAGCAATCGTCCTTGATCTATTGGAAAAGGGGAGTAGTGTAAACGGTCTGACTACAGGGGGATGGACTGTGCTTCATGCCGCATTACGTCAAGATAAGGAGAAAGTTTCTCTTAAGCTTATCCCCCTTATGGATGACATAAATGCTCCTGATAGTAAAGGTTGGACTCCCTTACTATTGGCTGCCAGATATGGTTCTATGGATATAAACAAAGCTCTTGTAGAGGCTGGTGCAGATCCTCACACACAAATCAAACAATCAGGAGCCGGGGCTTTAACATTAAGTCTTCTCAATGGCGATTATCCTGATGTTCCCAATTACTATATAAGCTTGGGACTAGATGTTGATCAAGAACAACCTAATGGCTGGACTCCCTTGATGACGAGTATTCGTTATGGCAATGAGGAGCAAATTAAACAAATCCTTGAAAGTGCAACAACTGTAGATAATGGCTCGGATCCCCAATGGACTCCTGTTATGTTAGCTATTCGTTATGGTACGCCTGAACTTGTTTTGGATATGATAGAGAAGGGCTACTCTAGTAAAACTCCTTCTTCAGCTGATTCTTCAGCGCTTATATTAGCAAGCCGTTATTCCTCTCTTGAGGTCGTTCGAAAACTTGTTAGTCAAGAAGCTTCACTGGAAGATACCTCCCCTGACGGTTATACTCCTTTAATGATGGCTCTTCGCTATGGTAAAAAGGATATTGCTTCTTATCTTATAGATGCTGGTTCTTCGGTAAATGTTGATAATGAACAGGGCTGGAGCCCCTTACGTTTAGCTCTTCGCTATGACGAAGAGGAAACGATACAGAAGCTAATCCGCAGAGGGGCAAAAATTGATCAGGGTCAGAATAAAGAAGGGTGGACAGATCTTCATTTAGCTGTCAGATATGATTCGGCCCGAGTCGCCCGTTTATTAATGTCACAAGATGTTCGTATTAATTACCGTAATGCTCAAGGATATACTGCTCTTCATCTGGCTGTGAGTTACAATCCTAATATTGTTATGTATCTCATAG
- the speD gene encoding adenosylmethionine decarboxylase, with translation MLLGQQFVVDLYDCNPDIISHVDGVRSALLKAAELSGAHIVDNVFHQFSPYGVSGVVVIAESHLAIHTWPEHSYCAVDYFTCSKDIDWQRAFESLKEDFESSSYDVKEIKREIHN, from the coding sequence ATGCTACTGGGACAACAGTTTGTAGTTGATCTCTACGATTGTAATCCTGATATAATATCCCATGTGGATGGGGTTAGGTCTGCGTTGCTAAAGGCTGCTGAATTGAGTGGCGCCCATATTGTGGATAATGTTTTTCATCAATTTAGTCCTTATGGGGTGAGTGGGGTCGTGGTTATAGCAGAAAGTCATTTGGCTATTCATACCTGGCCGGAACATTCTTATTGTGCTGTGGATTATTTTACCTGTAGTAAGGATATTGATTGGCAAAGGGCATTTGAAAGTTTAAAGGAAGACTTTGAGTCTAGCAGTTATGATGTCAAAGAGATCAAAAGAGAAATACATAATTAA
- a CDS encoding polyamine aminopropyltransferase, translating into MKGNKDSVVLISSVFLAGLCSIIYELLISTASSYFLGDSIRQFSITIGLYMAAMGGGSYLSRKIKDNLMGHFIQIEIILGLLGGLSIPILYLAYGYTQSYELIMAIVIILIGVLIGLEIPLLTRIMEHYYSLKVNISNVLSVDYVGSLLATLLFPFVLLPLLGTFRSSLFFGLVNMAIGFINLWCFKDRLSRGLRLRLILANIVATLCLLLVFVFSWSLITTWSNSLYRDPIVLSKETKYQSVIMTRKKDDLRMFINGNLQFSTVDEYRYHEALIHIPMGLLDHPRKVLILGGGDGLAVREILKYPSVDHIDLVDIDPEIVRLARSYPYLRAANEDSLSNPIVHVHNVDAFIFAKDHGEHQYDLIISDLPDPNNVSLGRMYSREFYRILHNSLAMYGVLVVQSTSPYHARKTFWTIHNSIQAGGFANVDSYHCYVPSFGDWGFNMAYNGPSRIHDIELKVPTKYLNDGVVAQVFQFGSDRNNIYDTISTLDDPKVVHSYHKEWLNWN; encoded by the coding sequence GTGAAGGGGAATAAGGATTCTGTTGTTCTTATAAGCTCTGTCTTTTTGGCAGGGCTTTGTTCTATTATATATGAATTGCTAATCAGTACGGCATCCTCTTATTTTCTTGGTGACAGTATACGCCAGTTCTCTATTACAATTGGTTTGTATATGGCCGCTATGGGAGGAGGCTCTTATCTGTCCCGTAAGATAAAAGATAATTTGATGGGACATTTTATTCAGATTGAGATCATTCTGGGGCTTCTTGGGGGATTGAGTATACCTATCCTGTATTTGGCTTATGGATATACACAGAGCTATGAATTGATCATGGCTATTGTCATTATACTCATTGGTGTGCTCATTGGGTTGGAGATTCCCCTTCTGACAAGAATTATGGAGCATTATTACTCCTTGAAAGTGAATATCTCTAATGTTTTATCTGTCGACTATGTGGGGTCCTTGTTAGCCACTTTGTTGTTTCCCTTTGTCCTTCTTCCTCTGCTGGGGACTTTTCGGAGTTCATTGTTCTTTGGCCTTGTGAATATGGCTATTGGTTTTATCAACTTGTGGTGTTTTAAGGATCGTTTATCCAGAGGGCTGCGTTTAAGGCTTATTCTGGCCAATATCGTGGCTACTTTATGTCTCCTCCTTGTGTTTGTGTTCTCCTGGTCCCTGATTACTACCTGGAGCAATTCTTTGTATCGTGATCCTATTGTTCTATCTAAGGAGACAAAATACCAAAGCGTGATTATGACAAGGAAAAAAGATGACTTGAGGATGTTCATTAATGGGAATCTTCAGTTCTCAACTGTCGATGAATACCGTTATCATGAGGCTTTGATTCATATACCCATGGGCCTGTTGGATCATCCCCGTAAAGTTCTAATCTTGGGAGGGGGCGATGGTTTAGCCGTTAGGGAAATCTTGAAATACCCCAGTGTTGATCATATTGATTTGGTAGATATTGATCCAGAAATTGTTAGGTTGGCTCGATCCTATCCTTATCTTAGGGCAGCCAATGAGGATAGCTTATCCAATCCGATTGTTCATGTTCATAATGTGGATGCCTTTATTTTTGCCAAGGATCATGGGGAGCATCAATATGATTTGATCATCTCCGATTTGCCTGATCCGAATAATGTGTCCCTCGGGCGTATGTATAGCCGGGAATTCTATAGAATATTGCATAATAGTCTAGCTATGTATGGGGTTCTTGTGGTTCAGTCTACCAGCCCTTATCATGCGAGGAAAACTTTTTGGACCATTCATAATAGTATACAGGCTGGTGGATTTGCTAATGTAGATTCCTATCATTGTTATGTTCCTTCTTTTGGGGATTGGGGTTTTAACATGGCTTATAATGGTCCTTCACGGATTCATGACATTGAATTGAAGGTTCCTACCAAATATTTGAATGATGGTGTTGTTGCCCAGGTCTTCCAATTTGGCTCGGACAGGAACAATATTTATGATACTATATCGACTCTGGATGATCCTAAGGTTGTTCACAGTTATCATAAGGAATGGTTGAATTGGAACTAA
- a CDS encoding DUF350 domain-containing protein: MNELLYEIAYGGSLVILFVALLVIAKFINDVLTPYSLDEELTSKDNPAVAVSVAGYLLGVLIIYIGALMGPSLGLWQDVKVVGGYSAFGIILLNLSRIINDKLVLYKFSNRKEIIEDRNVGTGAVQFGSYVASALIIAGSIQGEGGGLLSVIVFYLLGQFVLILAGFVYNFITSYDVHVEIERDNVAAGMSFGGSLIAIGVILLGATSGNFISWVINIRDFFITSVFIFILLPLIRWFFDRVIIPKSTLHEEIQRDQNVGAGFLEGVITIAIAVVIMLNLK, translated from the coding sequence ATGAATGAGTTATTGTATGAAATAGCCTATGGCGGGTCGCTTGTTATTTTATTTGTTGCCTTATTGGTGATAGCCAAATTCATCAATGATGTATTAACCCCTTATTCCCTTGATGAGGAGCTAACTTCAAAGGATAATCCTGCTGTAGCTGTAAGTGTGGCCGGTTATCTTTTGGGAGTATTGATCATTTATATTGGTGCTCTTATGGGGCCTTCTTTAGGTTTATGGCAGGATGTAAAAGTGGTAGGTGGATACTCTGCTTTTGGTATTATTCTCTTAAACTTGTCCCGTATCATTAATGATAAACTTGTATTGTATAAGTTCTCTAACCGTAAAGAAATCATTGAAGATCGTAATGTGGGGACTGGTGCCGTTCAGTTTGGTTCTTATGTTGCTTCTGCCTTGATAATTGCTGGATCAATACAAGGGGAAGGGGGCGGTCTGTTATCAGTGATTGTGTTCTACCTTCTTGGACAATTCGTATTGATTCTGGCAGGTTTCGTATATAATTTTATTACTTCCTATGATGTTCACGTTGAGATTGAACGGGATAATGTAGCCGCAGGTATGTCCTTCGGTGGCTCTTTAATTGCTATCGGTGTTATTCTTCTTGGGGCTACTTCAGGCAACTTTATATCCTGGGTTATTAACATCAGGGATTTCTTTATTACCAGTGTGTTTATTTTTATTCTTTTGCCATTGATTCGATGGTTCTTTGATAGGGTGATCATTCCTAAAAGTACTTTACATGAAGAGATCCAAAGGGATCAAAACGTTGGTGCCGGTTTTCTTGAAGGGGTAATCACTATTGCCATCGCTGTTGTTATTATGTTGAACTTAAAATAG
- a CDS encoding DUF4178 domain-containing protein — translation MKFLILLLILGIGLYLVFKKKDKSSLKARKKDLSLPNVGVGGVVSLMNVGWDKASFDMSIEAKHTYQSGGYYWYELEGNDGRGKVWLEYEEDDELIVTLTLDKLNANQVPVTWDDVKAMKKKGKGSLTYDGRKYYFEEAGKANFYRNGDKNQPETYQYVDFESEDQMYNFSIEKWESGGIEAYVSQYLNPSQINIFSNEGDTDNE, via the coding sequence ATGAAGTTCTTAATATTATTATTGATTCTAGGTATAGGATTGTATCTAGTTTTTAAGAAAAAAGATAAGTCATCTTTGAAGGCTAGGAAGAAAGATCTTAGTCTGCCCAATGTCGGTGTTGGCGGTGTGGTTAGCTTAATGAATGTCGGTTGGGACAAGGCTTCCTTTGATATGAGTATCGAAGCCAAACATACTTACCAGTCTGGAGGATACTATTGGTATGAACTAGAGGGTAATGATGGGAGAGGCAAGGTTTGGCTTGAATATGAAGAGGATGATGAACTCATAGTGACTCTCACTTTGGATAAATTAAATGCTAATCAAGTACCAGTTACTTGGGACGATGTAAAAGCTATGAAGAAAAAAGGAAAAGGCTCCCTTACCTATGATGGACGCAAGTACTACTTTGAAGAAGCGGGTAAGGCCAATTTCTATCGCAATGGAGATAAAAATCAACCAGAGACCTATCAATATGTTGATTTTGAATCGGAAGATCAAATGTATAATTTTAGCATAGAGAAGTGGGAATCCGGTGGTATTGAGGCTTATGTCAGTCAGTATCTGAATCCATCCCAAATTAATATTTTCAGTAATGAAGGAGACACGGATAATGAATGA
- a CDS encoding ion transporter has product MFNISLGKIAFLSYDDDIVTFIVLRKKLFNIIEPAGNKFETPSLVFDKTVIILISINIISIILESFPQVNEQYESLFRLIEIISISFFTIEYLLRLLTSDLKYPASSRLRSLLYYVLTPMALIDLFAIIPFYIPFLFTIDLRFIRVLRLTRLLRILKINRYSNSLQLLGRVLNRAKEKLIVTMFVTFILMLFASTAMFYLETDKQPEAFPNIIASFWWAIATLTTVGYGDVYPITLWGKILAGIVALLGVGLVALPTGIISSGFIEEYESTLHISKSIKKARNGGNSNKSKVQRLLRTKRRKSNR; this is encoded by the coding sequence GTGTTTAATATTTCACTAGGAAAAATTGCATTTCTTAGTTATGATGACGATATTGTGACGTTTATCGTACTAAGAAAAAAACTATTTAATATAATTGAACCTGCAGGTAATAAGTTTGAAACTCCAAGTCTGGTGTTTGATAAAACCGTCATTATTCTGATATCTATTAATATAATATCCATTATATTGGAGTCTTTTCCTCAGGTAAATGAACAGTATGAATCGTTATTTCGACTCATCGAGATCATATCAATAAGCTTTTTTACTATTGAATATTTACTCCGTTTATTGACCTCAGATCTGAAGTATCCAGCCTCATCACGTCTAAGAAGCTTATTGTATTATGTACTGACCCCTATGGCTCTGATAGATTTGTTTGCTATCATTCCTTTTTATATTCCTTTCTTGTTCACTATTGATCTGCGTTTTATTAGGGTGCTCAGATTAACTAGATTACTTAGAATTCTTAAGATTAATCGTTATTCCAATTCACTACAGTTATTGGGTCGTGTTTTAAATAGGGCCAAAGAAAAGCTAATCGTCACCATGTTTGTGACCTTTATTCTGATGCTTTTTGCCTCTACGGCTATGTTCTACCTGGAAACGGACAAACAGCCTGAAGCTTTTCCCAATATCATAGCTTCCTTCTGGTGGGCTATCGCGACTCTGACAACTGTTGGCTATGGAGATGTTTATCCGATTACTTTGTGGGGAAAGATACTGGCCGGTATTGTGGCCCTCCTTGGTGTTGGCCTAGTCGCATTGCCGACTGGTATTATAAGTAGTGGATTTATCGAAGAATATGAATCGACATTACATATCAGTAAATCAATAAAAAAAGCTCGTAACGGGGGTAATTCAAATAAGTCAAAAGTCCAGCGTTTGCTAAGGACGAAAAGGAGAAAATCAAACAGATGA
- a CDS encoding permease — translation MRLRKPNNMMIAAIILMIGTFLYSREDAFHAAGQGVFQFWEMLKVLPPIFILIGLLDVWVPRETMIKIMGKESGLLGISIAFLFGTFSAGPLVAAFPVAALMLNKGARYSNVIFFLTIWASAKLPILVFQSSTMGLGFTVVTNITLIIVYLIGSYLLEKSLSTNQLEDIYNRAEHDPLPKM, via the coding sequence ATGAGATTACGAAAACCTAATAACATGATGATAGCCGCTATCATTTTAATGATAGGAACCTTTCTGTATTCGAGGGAAGATGCTTTTCATGCGGCAGGGCAAGGGGTGTTTCAATTCTGGGAAATGCTGAAAGTTTTACCTCCCATCTTTATTCTCATTGGTTTATTAGATGTTTGGGTTCCCAGGGAAACGATGATCAAAATCATGGGCAAAGAATCGGGTCTACTTGGTATTAGTATAGCTTTTCTTTTTGGTACCTTCTCCGCAGGTCCTTTAGTCGCCGCTTTTCCTGTAGCGGCATTAATGCTCAATAAAGGAGCACGTTACAGCAATGTCATATTCTTTTTGACCATTTGGGCTAGTGCAAAATTACCTATCTTGGTGTTTCAGTCGTCTACTATGGGCTTAGGTTTTACAGTGGTGACTAATATTACACTTATCATTGTGTATCTAATTGGGTCCTACCTATTGGAAAAATCCCTATCTACTAATCAGTTAGAGGATATTTATAATAGAGCCGAACACGATCCTCTTCCCAAAATGTAA